A segment of the Rhodothermales bacterium genome:
ACGGACGGCGAGTCCAGCAACCGATGGCACCAGGGGTACGGAGGTGGACTGTGGGCAACATTGTTCGAGAGCGCAACGATCGGTACCTGGGTCGGCGCGTCGTCCGACGATGTGACGTTCACGCTGAAACTGGGCCTGCAGTACTAGAAAGCCAGGCTATTCGCGATCGCACCGGTAAACCGCTTCAGCGTGATCACACGGGCCGCCAACCGGGGGATTCGGCTTTCGGACAGTCACCTCTACCGACTCGACGATCGTGTGCTGATCAAGCACTTCGTGGGCGATCAGGAATGCGAGCCGCTCGATCAGGTAGAAGTTGTTTTTGGTGATGATGTGCCGCACGCGGGAGTACACGGCCTCATAGTCGACCGTCTTGGTCAGGTCGTCTTCCGCGGCCGCCGCCTCGATGTTCAATTCCATCGTGATGTCGA
Coding sequences within it:
- the folB gene encoding dihydroneopterin aldolase yields the protein MPRGTVSLKNSVFYAHHGVMQEEHRIGGRYEVDITMELNIEAAAAEDDLTKTVDYEAVYSRVRHIITKNNFYLIERLAFLIAHEVLDQHTIVESVEVTVRKPNPPVGGPCDHAEAVYRCDRE